From Methylobacterium radiodurans, a single genomic window includes:
- a CDS encoding Crp/Fnr family transcriptional regulator — MPRHFLRKLELYTHLSAADREALESAVGEKRRRVGPREDIVREGDHTGHVNLVLEGWACRYKQLEDGRRQIVALFVPGDLCDTHIDVLREMDHAIGTLTPATYAEVSRDTLGAIAARHPRIMQALWWDTLVSASIQREWTVNLGQRSASERLGHLLCELFLRLRGVGLTEGNHCVLPTTQADLADAMGLSTVHINRTLQDLRRAGLIVLKGRNLTIPDLAALQAASLFTPNYLHFDHIGRHLDAVEPVAV; from the coding sequence ATGCCTCGGCATTTTCTCCGCAAGCTGGAACTGTACACCCACCTCTCGGCGGCTGACCGGGAAGCGTTGGAGAGCGCCGTCGGCGAAAAGCGCCGCCGCGTCGGCCCCCGTGAGGACATCGTCCGCGAGGGTGACCACACGGGCCACGTCAACCTGGTCCTCGAAGGCTGGGCCTGCCGCTACAAGCAGCTGGAAGACGGCAGGCGCCAGATCGTCGCCCTCTTCGTGCCGGGCGACCTATGCGATACTCATATCGACGTCCTGCGCGAGATGGACCACGCCATCGGCACGCTCACCCCCGCGACCTACGCGGAGGTCTCGCGAGACACGCTCGGCGCCATCGCGGCGCGCCATCCGCGGATCATGCAGGCCCTGTGGTGGGACACGCTGGTCTCGGCCTCGATCCAGCGGGAATGGACGGTCAATCTCGGCCAGCGCTCCGCCAGCGAGCGGCTCGGCCACCTCCTGTGCGAGCTGTTCCTGCGGCTGAGGGGCGTCGGGCTGACGGAGGGCAACCACTGCGTGCTGCCTACGACGCAGGCCGACCTCGCGGACGCGATGGGCCTCTCGACGGTGCACATCAACCGGACGCTGCAGGACCTGCGCCGCGCCGGGCTGATCGTGCTGAAGGGGCGCAACCTCACGATACCGGACCTCGCAGCCTTGCAGGCCGCCTCGCTGTTCACGCCGAACTACCTGCACTTCGACCATATCGGGCGGCACCTCGACGCCGTTGAACCCGTGGCCGTGTAG
- the dinB gene encoding DNA polymerase IV — MPPETDPDPRKIIHIDMDAFYASVEQRDDPSLRGRPIAVGGSRERGVVAAASYEARAYGVRSAMPSVTARRRCPDIVFVKPRFEVYRAVSEEIRAIFAAHTAIIEPVALDEAYLDVTENLQGLPSATAVARAIRAEILERTGLVASAGVSYNKFLAKVASDHRKPDALFVIPPAMGPAFVETLAIGRFHGVGPVTEARMRALGIETGRDLRERSLEELTAHFGSAAPYYHAVARGMDARPVRAHRVRKSIGAETTFGDDTADRSVLAERLQPMIDRVWQASVAKGVRGRTVTLKLKLSDFALMTRARSLAEPVGDRAGLERLALALLDEALPLRRSARLIGLSLSGLSSNNLGDPVQLGLGI; from the coding sequence ATGCCGCCCGAGACGGACCCCGATCCGCGCAAGATCATCCATATCGACATGGATGCCTTCTACGCCTCGGTCGAGCAGCGCGACGATCCCTCCTTACGCGGTCGCCCGATCGCGGTGGGCGGCTCGCGCGAGCGCGGCGTCGTCGCCGCGGCGAGCTACGAGGCCCGCGCCTACGGTGTGCGCTCGGCCATGCCGTCGGTGACGGCGCGGCGGCGCTGCCCGGACATCGTCTTCGTCAAGCCGCGCTTCGAGGTCTACCGGGCGGTCTCGGAGGAGATTCGGGCGATCTTCGCCGCGCACACCGCGATCATCGAGCCGGTCGCCCTGGACGAGGCTTATCTCGACGTCACCGAGAACCTGCAGGGCCTGCCGAGTGCCACCGCCGTCGCGCGCGCGATCCGGGCGGAGATCCTGGAGCGGACCGGCCTCGTCGCCTCGGCGGGCGTCTCCTACAACAAGTTCCTGGCCAAGGTCGCCTCGGACCACCGGAAGCCCGACGCGCTGTTCGTGATCCCGCCCGCCATGGGGCCGGCCTTCGTGGAGACCCTGGCGATCGGCCGCTTCCACGGGGTCGGCCCGGTCACCGAGGCGCGGATGCGCGCGCTCGGCATCGAGACCGGGCGCGACCTGCGCGAGCGCTCGCTGGAGGAGCTGACGGCGCATTTCGGGAGCGCAGCGCCCTACTACCACGCGGTCGCCCGCGGGATGGACGCGCGGCCCGTGCGGGCGCACCGCGTCCGCAAGTCGATCGGCGCCGAGACCACCTTCGGCGACGATACGGCCGACCGGTCCGTGCTGGCCGAGCGGCTGCAACCTATGATCGACCGGGTCTGGCAGGCGAGCGTGGCCAAGGGCGTGCGCGGGCGGACCGTGACGCTGAAGCTGAAGCTCTCCGACTTCGCCCTGATGACCCGCGCCCGCTCGCTCGCCGAGCCGGTCGGCGACCGCGCCGGGCTGGAGCGCCTGGCCCTCGCACTGCTCGACGAGGCGCTGCCTCTGCGCCGCAGCGCGCGCCTGATCGGCCTCAGCCTGTCCGGCCTGAGCTCCAACAACCTAGGGGATCCGGTGCAACTTGGGTTAGGGATCTGA
- a CDS encoding 4-(cytidine 5'-diphospho)-2-C-methyl-D-erythritol kinase yields the protein MPALTTRAPAKINLTLHVLGRRPEDGYHVLESLVAFAGAADLLSLAPGPELGLAVSGPTAGPAGPDDDNLVLRAARHLRDRVPALRLGSFRLVKRLPVAAGIGGGSSDAAAGLRLLAQLNGLPLDHPGVVAAARATGADVPVCLEPRARMMWGAGEHVGPALGLSPLPAVLINPGVPVPTAPVFKALGLKVGDDLAGAAHPEIAPDLAGPDLLARIGPARNDLEAPALTVAPVIGVALAALRAQDGCRLARMSGSGATVFAVFADRRTAMRAARTLRAANPGWWVSASYLR from the coding sequence GTGCCCGCCCTTACCACCCGCGCCCCGGCCAAGATCAACCTGACCCTGCACGTCCTCGGGCGCCGGCCCGAGGACGGCTACCATGTGCTGGAGAGCCTGGTCGCCTTCGCGGGGGCGGCGGACCTCCTGAGCCTCGCGCCCGGTCCGGAGCTCGGGCTCGCCGTGAGCGGGCCGACCGCCGGCCCTGCCGGCCCCGATGACGACAACCTCGTCCTGCGCGCGGCCCGCCACCTGCGGGACCGGGTACCCGCCCTACGACTCGGGTCCTTCCGCCTCGTCAAGCGCCTGCCGGTGGCGGCGGGCATCGGCGGCGGCTCCTCCGACGCCGCGGCGGGGCTGCGGCTGCTGGCCCAGCTGAACGGCCTGCCCCTCGATCACCCGGGCGTCGTGGCCGCCGCCCGCGCCACGGGTGCCGACGTGCCGGTCTGCCTGGAGCCGCGGGCCCGGATGATGTGGGGCGCGGGCGAGCATGTCGGGCCCGCGCTCGGCCTCTCGCCGCTGCCCGCCGTGCTGATCAATCCCGGCGTGCCGGTGCCGACCGCCCCCGTATTCAAGGCCCTCGGTCTCAAGGTCGGCGACGACTTGGCCGGCGCCGCCCACCCGGAGATCGCGCCGGATCTCGCCGGGCCGGATCTGCTGGCCCGCATCGGCCCGGCCCGCAACGACCTGGAGGCGCCCGCCCTCACGGTGGCGCCGGTCATCGGCGTCGCGCTCGCGGCCCTTCGCGCGCAGGACGGCTGCCGGCTCGCCCGGATGTCGGGCTCGGGTGCGACGGTCTTCGCGGTCTTCGCCGACCGCCGCACGGCCATGCGCGCCGCGCGCACGCTGCGGGCCGCCAATCCGGGCTGGTGGGTGAGCGCATCCTACCTGCGGTAG
- a CDS encoding sensor histidine kinase — translation MNDRMEQEAKGETRAEPAPAPSAAAPRDDGFRLLIETIPQLVWRARGRGDWVWSSQQWQGFTGQDAAGALDRGWLAAVHPDDRDRTEAAWARAETEGRLEVEHRIFQAATGEYRWFETRALPARDAEGRVREWFGTATDIHDLKTLQAQQAHLLSELQHRVRNTLATVRAIARRSAETSESVEDYAMHLEGRLGAVSRIQSAIIRNPIDDLSLSMLVADELVAYHAREGEDFTIDGPLVLVPARAAERLALALHELATNAVKFGALAQESGTIAISWTTEERKGHPVLVLDWTESGLVLAGPETRRYGFGMDVLERMLPHDLRAQVVVAFRPDGLSCRIVLPLGAGTGAAAVRPQV, via the coding sequence ATGAATGACCGGATGGAGCAGGAGGCCAAGGGGGAGACACGAGCGGAGCCCGCACCGGCCCCGTCCGCCGCCGCACCGCGGGACGACGGGTTCCGCCTGCTGATCGAGACGATCCCGCAGCTCGTCTGGCGCGCGCGCGGCCGTGGCGACTGGGTCTGGTCGAGCCAGCAATGGCAGGGCTTCACCGGCCAGGACGCGGCGGGAGCCCTGGACCGCGGCTGGCTCGCGGCCGTCCATCCGGACGACCGGGACCGGACCGAGGCGGCCTGGGCCCGGGCCGAGACGGAGGGCCGGCTGGAGGTCGAGCACCGCATCTTCCAGGCCGCGACGGGCGAGTACCGCTGGTTCGAGACCCGCGCCCTGCCGGCCCGCGACGCCGAGGGCCGGGTACGGGAATGGTTCGGCACCGCGACCGACATCCACGACCTGAAGACGCTGCAGGCGCAGCAGGCCCACCTGCTCTCCGAGTTGCAGCACCGGGTCCGCAACACGCTGGCCACGGTCCGGGCGATCGCCCGGCGCTCCGCGGAGACGAGCGAGAGCGTGGAGGACTACGCCATGCATCTCGAGGGCCGGCTGGGCGCCGTCTCGCGGATCCAGAGCGCGATCATCCGCAACCCGATCGACGACCTCAGCCTGTCCATGCTGGTGGCCGACGAACTCGTCGCCTACCACGCCCGCGAGGGCGAGGACTTCACGATCGACGGCCCCTTGGTCCTCGTGCCCGCCCGAGCCGCCGAGCGCCTGGCGCTCGCCCTTCACGAACTGGCGACCAACGCGGTCAAGTTCGGCGCCCTCGCGCAGGAGAGCGGCACGATCGCGATCTCCTGGACGACGGAGGAGCGGAAGGGCCATCCCGTCCTGGTACTCGACTGGACGGAGAGCGGCCTGGTGCTGGCCGGGCCGGAAACGCGGCGCTACGGCTTCGGCATGGACGTGCTGGAGCGCATGCTACCCCACGACCTGCGGGCGCAGGTAGTCGTCGCCTTCCGCCCGGACGGGCTGAGCTGCCGCATCGTCCTGCCGCTCGGCGCGGGAACCGGGGCCGCGGCGGTGCGACCGCAGGTCTGA
- a CDS encoding tetratricopeptide repeat protein — MLDRRVRRTVSVLALALAAGLAPAAQAAQPRESAPVTEYEPAESLEGNFLAAYIAGAARDTAAAATFYREAVKADPRNAELLERAFISMLADGSLPDAFRAAERLTSRDGANGLANLALGVRQIKASQWSAARQNFARSGRGAAADLTATLLTAWAFAGAGDGKKALETVGRLRGERYYNTFRDYHAGLIASVVGDQAEAERRLKAAYEADKNTLRVVDAYARQQAASGRTDVAIQAYTDFESLMPRHPIVRDALDKLKAGKPLGRLITTAQEGAGEVLYGLGSAGSTQGDELPAVIYLRLALYLAPEHGLARLTLADILDRMKQTEKANEAYAQIPASSPLKLNADIQIGLNLEQMGKGDEALAHLDAVMKAHPDDIDVVTALGNVQRSRKKYAEAAETYTKAINLIGDRPVQNYWTTFYFRGTAYERAKQWPKAEADLKKALELVPASQPAARAQVLNYLGYSWVDQKMNIEEAFKLLKQAADASPRDGMIVDSLGWAYYRLGRWDDAVRELEKAVELKPGDPTINDHLGDAYWRAGRRLEGKFQWQHAKDLNPEPEDLAQINEKLKNGLPDIEKPTATAENPPAPVAAPHNPENPELPKGAPQPSEPPGAADKKTGG, encoded by the coding sequence ATGCTCGACCGACGCGTCCGCCGCACCGTTTCGGTGCTCGCCCTCGCCCTCGCCGCCGGGCTCGCGCCCGCCGCCCAGGCCGCGCAGCCGCGCGAATCCGCGCCCGTCACCGAGTACGAACCCGCCGAGTCCCTCGAGGGCAACTTCCTCGCCGCCTACATCGCGGGCGCGGCCCGCGACACCGCCGCGGCGGCCACCTTCTACCGCGAGGCGGTGAAGGCTGACCCGCGCAACGCCGAGCTTCTGGAGCGCGCCTTCATCTCGATGCTGGCCGACGGCTCCCTGCCGGACGCCTTCCGGGCGGCCGAGCGCCTGACGAGCCGCGACGGCGCCAACGGGCTCGCCAACCTCGCGCTGGGCGTGCGCCAGATCAAGGCGAGCCAGTGGTCGGCCGCCCGCCAGAACTTCGCCCGGAGCGGCCGGGGTGCCGCCGCCGACCTCACGGCGACGCTGCTCACCGCCTGGGCCTTCGCGGGCGCGGGCGACGGCAAGAAGGCGCTGGAGACGGTCGGCCGCCTGCGCGGCGAGCGCTACTACAACACCTTCCGCGACTACCATGCGGGCCTGATCGCCTCGGTCGTCGGCGACCAAGCCGAGGCCGAGCGGCGCCTGAAGGCGGCCTACGAGGCCGACAAGAACACGCTGCGGGTTGTCGACGCCTACGCCCGCCAGCAGGCGGCATCCGGGCGCACCGACGTGGCGATTCAGGCCTACACCGACTTCGAGAGCCTGATGCCGCGCCATCCGATCGTGCGCGACGCCCTCGACAAGCTGAAGGCCGGCAAGCCGCTCGGCCGCCTGATCACCACCGCGCAGGAGGGGGCGGGCGAGGTGCTGTACGGCCTCGGCTCGGCCGGCTCGACCCAAGGGGACGAGCTGCCGGCGGTGATCTATCTGCGCCTCGCGCTCTACCTCGCGCCCGAGCACGGCCTCGCCCGCCTGACGCTCGCCGACATCCTCGACCGGATGAAGCAGACCGAGAAGGCCAACGAGGCCTATGCCCAGATCCCGGCCTCCTCCCCGCTCAAGCTGAATGCCGACATCCAGATCGGGCTGAACCTGGAGCAGATGGGCAAGGGCGACGAGGCGCTGGCCCATCTCGACGCCGTGATGAAAGCGCATCCGGACGACATCGACGTGGTGACGGCGCTCGGCAACGTGCAGCGATCGCGCAAGAAGTACGCCGAGGCCGCCGAGACCTACACGAAAGCGATCAATCTGATCGGCGACCGTCCGGTGCAGAACTACTGGACGACCTTCTACTTCCGCGGCACCGCCTACGAGCGCGCCAAGCAGTGGCCCAAGGCCGAGGCCGACCTGAAGAAGGCGCTCGAACTGGTGCCGGCGAGCCAGCCCGCGGCCCGAGCCCAGGTGCTGAACTATCTCGGCTATTCCTGGGTCGACCAGAAGATGAACATCGAGGAGGCGTTCAAGCTCCTCAAGCAGGCCGCCGACGCGAGCCCGCGCGACGGCATGATCGTCGACAGCCTGGGCTGGGCCTATTACCGCCTGGGCCGCTGGGACGACGCGGTGCGCGAGCTGGAGAAGGCGGTCGAGCTGAAGCCGGGCGACCCGACCATCAACGACCACCTCGGCGACGCCTACTGGCGCGCCGGCCGCCGCCTCGAGGGCAAGTTCCAGTGGCAGCACGCCAAGGACCTGAACCCCGAGCCGGAGGATCTCGCGCAGATCAACGAGAAGCTGAAGAACGGCCTGCCGGACATCGAGAAGCCGACCGCCACCGCCGAGAACCCGCCGGCCCCGGTCGCGGCCCCGCACAACCCGGAGAACCCGGAACTGCCGAAGGGCGCGCCCCAGCCGAGCGAGCCTCCGGGCGCCGCCGACAAGAAGACGGGCGGCTAA